One region of Fusobacterium periodonticum 1_1_41FAA genomic DNA includes:
- a CDS encoding RNA-guided endonuclease InsQ/TnpB family protein, whose translation LNIKGMLKNHKLAKSISDVSWSEFVRQLEYKANWYGRKIIKIPTFYPSSKTCSSCGNIKETLTLSERIYHCECCGLEIDRDYNASINILRKGLEILREEKVS comes from the coding sequence TTAAATATAAAGGGAATGTTAAAAAATCACAAATTAGCAAAAAGTATATCAGATGTAAGTTGGAGTGAATTTGTAAGACAACTAGAATATAAAGCAAATTGGTATGGAAGAAAGATTATAAAAATACCTACATTTTATCCAAGTAGTAAGACTTGTTCTAGTTGTGGTAATATAAAAGAAACTCTAACATTATCAGAAAGAATATATCATTGTGAATGTTGTGGACTAGAAATAGATAGAGATTACAATGCAAGTATAAATATATTAAGAAAAGGTTTAGAAATATTAAGAGAAGAAAAAGTAAGTTAG
- a CDS encoding RNA-guided endonuclease TnpB family protein, with protein MKIIKKAYKFRIYPTLEQIIFFSKNFGCVRKVHNLMLDDRKKDYEEYKSTGIKTKYPTPAKYKEEYPYLKEVDSLALANAQLNLEKAFKNFLKNKDFGFPKYKCKSNPVQSYTTNNQNTIYIKDSYIKLPKLKSLVKIRLHRKIEGIIKSVTISKNSLDHYFVSILCEEEIEELQKTNKNIGIDLGIKKFAIMSDCTKVENLKLSKEYEKKLKREQKKLSKRCKLAKDSNKKLSDSKNYQKQKKKVAKIHNKIRNKRKDFVNKLSTKIINNHDIICIEDLNIKGMLKNHKLAKSISDVSWSEFVRQLEYKANWYGRKIIKIPTFYPSSKTCSSCGNIKETLTLSERIYHCECL; from the coding sequence ATGAAGATAATTAAAAAAGCATATAAATTCAGAATATATCCTACCTTAGAACAAATAATCTTTTTCTCAAAAAACTTTGGTTGTGTCAGAAAAGTTCATAACCTTATGTTAGATGATAGAAAGAAAGATTATGAAGAATATAAATCAACAGGAATTAAAACTAAATATCCTACTCCTGCTAAATATAAAGAAGAATATCCTTATTTAAAAGAAGTTGATAGTTTAGCTCTTGCTAATGCACAATTAAATTTAGAAAAGGCTTTTAAGAATTTTCTTAAAAATAAAGATTTTGGTTTTCCAAAATATAAGTGTAAATCTAACCCAGTCCAAAGCTATACTACAAATAATCAAAACACAATATATATTAAAGATAGCTACATAAAACTTCCTAAATTAAAATCACTAGTTAAAATTAGATTACATAGAAAAATAGAAGGTATAATTAAATCAGTAACAATAAGTAAAAATAGTCTTGATCATTATTTTGTTTCAATATTATGTGAAGAAGAAATAGAAGAATTACAAAAAACTAATAAAAATATTGGAATAGATTTAGGAATAAAAAAATTTGCAATAATGAGTGATTGTACAAAAGTAGAGAATTTAAAGCTATCAAAAGAATATGAAAAAAAATTAAAAAGAGAACAAAAAAAACTATCAAAGAGATGTAAACTTGCTAAAGATAGCAATAAAAAACTATCGGATAGTAAGAACTATCAAAAACAAAAGAAAAAAGTAGCAAAAATACATAATAAAATTAGAAATAAAAGAAAAGACTTTGTAAATAAGTTGAGTACAAAAATTATCAATAACCACGATATAATCTGTATAGAAGACTTAAATATAAAGGGAATGTTAAAAAATCACAAATTAGCAAAAAGTATATCAGATGTAAGTTGGAGTGAATTTGTAAGACAACTAGAATATAAAGCAAATTGGTATGGAAGAAAGATTATAAAAATACCTACATTTTATCCAAGTAGTAAGACTTGTTCTAGTTGTGGTAATATAAAAGAAACTCTAACATTATCAGAAAGAATATATCATTGTGAATGTTTGGA
- a CDS encoding AAA family ATPase: MKRLAIGLSDFKHLIEEDFYYFDKTKFIEEVIKDGSQVKLFARPRRFGKTLNMSMLKYFFDIKNREENKEIFKDLYIEKTEAFKEQGQYPVIFLSLKDLKALTWEQMEKAIKSVISRLFSEYKYLLNDLDKFDTLTFENILLKNTELEDLKEALKFLTRILYEKYNKKVVVLIDEYDSPLVSAYINGYYEKAKDFFKTFYSTVLKDNSYLQMGVLTGIIRVIKAGIFSDLNNLRTYTILSDVYTDSYGLTEEEVEKSLKDYGIEQEISNVKDWYDGYRFGDSEVYNPWSILNFLDFKELRAYWVDTSGNDL, encoded by the coding sequence ATGAAAAGACTAGCAATAGGACTAAGTGACTTTAAACATTTAATAGAAGAAGATTTTTATTATTTTGATAAAACAAAATTTATAGAAGAAGTAATAAAAGATGGCTCACAAGTAAAATTATTTGCAAGACCTAGAAGATTTGGAAAAACTTTAAATATGTCTATGTTAAAGTACTTCTTTGATATAAAAAATAGAGAAGAAAATAAAGAAATATTTAAAGATTTGTATATAGAAAAAACAGAAGCCTTTAAAGAACAAGGACAGTACCCAGTTATATTTTTATCATTAAAAGATTTAAAAGCTTTAACTTGGGAACAAATGGAAAAAGCTATAAAATCAGTAATTTCAAGATTATTTTCAGAGTATAAATATTTATTAAATGATTTAGATAAATTTGATACTCTTACATTTGAGAATATTCTTCTGAAAAATACTGAATTAGAAGATTTAAAAGAAGCATTAAAATTTTTAACAAGAATACTATATGAAAAATATAATAAAAAAGTAGTTGTATTGATAGATGAATATGATAGCCCATTAGTATCAGCCTATATAAATGGATATTATGAAAAAGCAAAAGATTTCTTTAAAACTTTTTATAGTACAGTATTAAAAGATAATAGCTATTTACAAATGGGAGTTCTAACTGGAATAATAAGAGTAATAAAAGCTGGAATATTCTCAGATTTAAATAATTTAAGAACTTATACAATATTAAGTGATGTCTACACAGATAGCTATGGCTTAACAGAAGAAGAAGTAGAAAAAAGTCTTAAAGATTATGGAATAGAGCAAGAAATATCAAATGTAAAAGATTGGTATGATGGATATAGATTTGGAGATAGTGAAGTATACAATCCTTGGAGCATACTAAACTTTTTAGATTTCAAAGAATTAAGAGCTTATTGGGTGGATACATCAGGGAATGATTTGAA
- a CDS encoding PD-(D/E)XK nuclease domain-containing protein, whose amino-acid sequence NFLDFKELRAYWVDTSGNDLIKDVLKNITKNTIEALERLFNGEGLKQNISGTSDLSKLLSEDELWELMLFSGYLTVEEKIDQKNYVLRLPNKEIKELFKDTFLEKYFGRGSKLLYLMEALTENRIDEYEERLQEILLTSVNYNDTKKGNEAFYHGLIMGMGLYLEGEYITKSNIESGLGRYDFVIEPKNKTKRAYIMEFKSTDNIEKLEEVSKEALEQIENKKYDVSLKQSGIKNITYMGIAFCGKQIKISYK is encoded by the coding sequence TAAACTTTTTAGATTTCAAAGAATTAAGAGCTTATTGGGTGGATACATCAGGGAATGATTTGATAAAAGATGTATTAAAAAATATAACAAAGAACACAATAGAAGCTCTTGAAAGATTATTTAATGGAGAAGGATTAAAACAAAACATATCAGGAACATCAGACTTATCAAAATTGCTAAGTGAAGATGAATTATGGGAATTGATGTTATTCAGTGGTTATTTAACAGTAGAAGAAAAAATAGATCAAAAGAATTATGTTTTAAGATTACCAAATAAGGAAATTAAAGAACTTTTTAAAGATACTTTTTTAGAAAAATACTTTGGTAGAGGAAGTAAATTACTTTATTTAATGGAAGCCTTAACAGAAAATAGAATAGATGAATATGAAGAAAGATTACAAGAGATACTATTGACTTCAGTTAACTACAATGATACAAAGAAAGGAAACGAAGCTTTTTACCATGGATTAATTATGGGTATGGGACTATATTTAGAAGGTGAGTACATCACAAAATCAAATATAGAAAGTGGCTTAGGAAGATATGACTTTGTAATAGAACCAAAGAATAAAACTAAAAGAGCTTATATAATGGAATTTAAATCAACAGATAATATAGAAAAGTTAGAAGAAGTATCAAAAGAAGCTTTGGAACAAATAGAGAATAAAAAATATGATGTATCACTAAAACAAAGTGGTATAAAAAATATAACATATATGGGTATAGCATTTTGTGGAAAACAAATAAAAATTAGTTATAAATAG
- a CDS encoding SWIM zinc finger domain-containing protein: MKKLDKEKILALAPNSSAVANAKKICSSGSFVKLAHSSDDTFYMGECKGSGKSNYIVSADFVDEENPVMRCTCPSRQFPCKHGLALLFEIADGKTFEECEIPEDILAKREKKEKTKAKKEKESAEGTVKEKKAPSKVSKAARAKKINKQIEGLDLIKNISTQLLKLGLSTIGTVSLKEYKDVVKQLGDYYLPGPQILFQKLILEIQEYKEDQDTVHYQQALECLKRLRAIEKKGREYLKEELEKENLEMSDNTLYEDLGGVWKLEQLNDLGLKKENAKLLQLAFEVTYDEASKIYTDYGYWIDIESGEISYTANYRPLSALKYIKQDDSNFSLVTVPTLTYYPGGLNKRIRWASANFEEKDKTSFKKIKTYAKNIEEATKIAKNELKNILTDNHVALLLEFEKIMFVEEEGSKKYILVDKNQKMIELRNNGSKELAKVFYELLPNECLENQVMFVKLFQKDRTIYAEAHSIITDDKIVRLGF, from the coding sequence TTGAAGAAGTTAGATAAAGAAAAAATTCTTGCACTTGCACCTAATTCATCTGCCGTTGCAAATGCAAAGAAAATTTGTAGCAGTGGATCTTTTGTAAAATTAGCACACTCATCTGATGATACTTTCTATATGGGAGAATGTAAAGGAAGCGGAAAATCAAATTACATTGTTTCTGCTGATTTTGTAGACGAAGAAAATCCTGTTATGAGATGTACTTGTCCAAGTAGACAATTTCCTTGTAAGCACGGTTTAGCCTTATTGTTTGAAATAGCTGATGGAAAAACTTTTGAAGAATGTGAAATTCCTGAAGATATTTTAGCAAAAAGAGAAAAGAAAGAAAAAACTAAGGCTAAGAAAGAAAAAGAAAGTGCTGAAGGAACTGTAAAAGAAAAGAAAGCACCTTCAAAAGTTTCAAAAGCTGCTAGAGCAAAGAAAATTAACAAACAAATCGAAGGTTTAGATTTAATTAAAAATATAAGTACTCAACTTTTAAAATTGGGACTTTCAACAATAGGAACTGTCTCTTTAAAAGAATATAAAGATGTTGTTAAACAACTAGGTGATTACTATTTACCTGGTCCACAAATTCTATTCCAAAAATTAATATTGGAAATTCAAGAATATAAGGAAGATCAAGATACAGTACACTATCAACAAGCTTTAGAATGCTTGAAAAGATTGAGAGCAATAGAGAAAAAAGGTAGAGAATATCTAAAAGAAGAGCTTGAAAAAGAAAATCTTGAAATGAGTGACAATACTCTATATGAAGATTTAGGTGGAGTATGGAAGTTAGAGCAACTAAATGACTTAGGTTTAAAGAAAGAAAATGCAAAACTTCTGCAATTAGCATTTGAAGTAACTTATGATGAAGCTAGTAAAATCTATACTGACTATGGATATTGGATAGATATAGAAAGTGGAGAAATATCATATACAGCTAACTATAGACCTCTTTCTGCTTTAAAATATATTAAGCAAGACGACTCTAATTTCTCTTTAGTTACAGTACCTACTTTAACTTATTATCCAGGTGGATTGAATAAAAGAATAAGGTGGGCTAGTGCAAACTTTGAAGAAAAAGATAAAACTTCTTTTAAGAAAATAAAAACTTATGCTAAAAATATAGAAGAAGCGACAAAGATTGCTAAAAATGAATTAAAGAATATTCTAACAGATAATCATGTAGCTTTGCTTTTAGAGTTTGAAAAGATTATGTTTGTAGAAGAAGAAGGAAGTAAAAAATACATTTTAGTGGATAAAAATCAAAAGATGATAGAGCTTAGAAATAATGGTTCTAAAGAATTAGCAAAAGTTTTCTATGAGCTTTTACCAAATGAATGTTTAGAAAATCAAGTTATGTTTGTAAAATTATTCCAAAAAGACAGAACTATCTATGCAGAAGCACATAGTATCATAACAGACGATAAAATTGTTCGTTTAGGATTTTAG
- a CDS encoding AAA family ATPase encodes MSKKEEVQRLTAEQLFQEEIDALIKAEKNPIPTGWKMSPKSVLTYICGGKVGKKTIVPKYIGNKRLVEIAISTLVTDRALLLIGEPGTAKSWLSEHLTAAINGNSTRVIQGTAGTTEEQIRYSWNYAMLIAEGPTKEALIPSPIYRAMEDGAIARVEEISRCASEVQDALISLLSEKRLSVPELNLEIPAKKGFSIIATANTRDKGVNEMSAALKRRFNIVVLPSPNSLEAEIDIVRTRVEQLASNLDLNAKLPEDEVIEKVCTVFRELRQGLTLDGKQKIKTTTNVLSTAEAISLLANSMALAGSFGDGEISDYDLAAGLQGAIVKEDSKDGQIWTEYLENIMKKRGSEWLNLYKECKELNKTSK; translated from the coding sequence ATGAGTAAAAAAGAAGAAGTTCAAAGACTGACAGCAGAGCAACTATTCCAAGAAGAAATAGATGCTTTAATCAAGGCAGAAAAAAATCCTATACCTACTGGTTGGAAGATGTCTCCAAAGTCGGTATTAACATATATTTGTGGTGGAAAAGTTGGTAAAAAAACTATAGTTCCAAAATATATAGGAAATAAAAGATTAGTTGAAATAGCTATTTCAACTTTAGTAACAGATAGAGCTTTACTTTTAATTGGAGAACCAGGAACAGCAAAATCTTGGTTATCTGAGCATTTAACTGCTGCAATAAATGGAAATTCAACAAGAGTTATTCAAGGTACAGCAGGAACAACAGAAGAACAAATTAGATATTCTTGGAACTATGCAATGCTTATTGCCGAAGGACCTACAAAGGAAGCCTTAATTCCAAGTCCTATATATAGAGCTATGGAAGATGGAGCTATTGCAAGAGTAGAAGAAATTTCTCGTTGTGCCTCAGAAGTACAAGATGCTTTAATCTCTTTATTATCAGAAAAAAGACTATCTGTACCTGAACTTAATTTAGAAATTCCTGCTAAAAAAGGTTTCTCTATAATTGCAACTGCTAACACAAGAGATAAAGGAGTTAACGAAATGTCAGCTGCCTTAAAACGTCGTTTTAATATTGTAGTTTTACCAAGTCCTAACTCTCTTGAAGCTGAAATAGATATAGTTAGAACAAGAGTTGAGCAACTTGCTAGCAACCTAGACTTAAATGCAAAATTACCAGAAGATGAAGTTATAGAAAAAGTTTGTACAGTCTTTAGAGAACTTAGACAAGGTCTTACTTTAGATGGAAAACAAAAAATAAAAACTACTACTAATGTTCTTTCAACAGCAGAAGCTATATCCCTACTTGCAAATAGTATGGCCTTAGCTGGAAGTTTTGGAGATGGAGAGATATCTGACTATGATTTAGCTGCTGGTCTACAAGGAGCTATTGTTAAAGAAGATAGTAAAGATGGACAAATCTGGACAGAATATTTAGAAAATATTATGAAAAAAAGAGGTTCTGAATGGCTAAACCTTTAC